In the genome of Nonomuraea sp. NBC_00507, the window CCGACGCGGCGCTGATCCGGCCCATCGGTGTCGCGGTGACCGGGCTGGTGATTGTCGGGCTGTGCCTCGGCGTACTGCTCAGCCGGGTGCAGCTGACGACGGCGAAAGTCGTGCTGATGGGAGCGACTTCGGCCGTCCTGATGCCGTTCCTCCTGCCGTCGATGCACGAGCGCTACTTCTACCTGGCCGAGGTACTCGCCGTGATCGCCGCGTTCTCCCTGCCGCGCCGTCTCTGGTACGTGCCTGTCCTCGTCCAGGTGGCCTCGTTCCTGGCCTATCTCCCCGTGCTGTTCCCGGCAGCGGGTTCGATGACTCCTGGAGACTCGCCACGGGAGATGTTCACCGGTCAGCCGCCTCCCGGCGGAGAGGCAGCGCCTTCCGGCGGAGACCCGGCGTCCGGGGTCCTCGCGGACGAGATGGCGAAGATGTACGCGCCCACCCTGGAGTTCCGGATCCTCGCCGCGCTCATGGCGGTCGCGGTCGTATCCGTACTGTGGGCGACATTCCGCGAATTCCGCCGGGACTCCCGCGCCGGCAACATGGAAAACACCGGCTCATGATGCGCTGAGTACGCATTCCCGATCCTCGGTGAGGACTTAGGGTGAAGGAAAGCCATGGCACAAATCTGTCATCCCAGAATGTATGAATATCGCTGGGTCCCAGGCTCCTTTGAGGTTCTGTCCAGCCTCCTCGCGGTTGCACCTGGCAAACCTTTAGTCATGATTAGCATTCCGGCCCCGGCGACTCCGCCGGACCTGACCGGTGCGACAAAGGCCGCCACGGTCGACGTCGTGATACCGGTGTACAACGAGGAACGCGCGCTGCGCGGCTGCGTGGAAGTCCTGCAGTCCTACTTAGGTGAACAGTTCCCGTTCGAGTGGACCATCACCATCGTCGACAACGCCAGCACCGACGCCACCCTGGCGATCGCCGACGAACTGGCCGCAACGACGGAACAGGTCCGCGTGCTGCATCTCGACGAGAAGGGCCGGGGCCGTGCCCTGCGCAGGGCGTGGCAATGGAGCGACGCCGACGTGGTGGCCTACATGGACGTCGACCTGTCGACCGGGTTGGACGCGTTGCTGCCCCTGGTGGCTCCGTTGGTCAACGGCCACTCGGACGTCTCGATCGGCTCGCGGCTGGCCCCGGGCGCGAGGACCGTACGCGGCCCGAAGCGTGAGTTGATCTCCCGATGCTACAACGCGATCATCCGGCTCAGCCACGGCGCGAAGTTCTCCGATGCCCAGTGCGGATTCAAGGCCGCGCGCACGGACGTGATCCGCCCGCTGCTCGACCGCATCAAGGACGACAACTGGTTCTTCGACACCGAACTGCTGTTGCTGGCCGAGCACAACGGACTGCGGGTACACGAGGTGCCGGTCGACTGGGTGGAGGACATCGACACCCGGGTCAAGATCGGGTCGACCGCGATCGAGGACATTCGCGGGCTGATCCGGGTGGCGAGGGCGAAAGCCGGCGGCACAGCGAGAGTCGCCGACCTGCCAAGGCGCCCGGAACCCA includes:
- a CDS encoding bifunctional glycosyltransferase family 2/GtrA family protein translates to MYEYRWVPGSFEVLSSLLAVAPGKPLVMISIPAPATPPDLTGATKAATVDVVIPVYNEERALRGCVEVLQSYLGEQFPFEWTITIVDNASTDATLAIADELAATTEQVRVLHLDEKGRGRALRRAWQWSDADVVAYMDVDLSTGLDALLPLVAPLVNGHSDVSIGSRLAPGARTVRGPKRELISRCYNAIIRLSHGAKFSDAQCGFKAARTDVIRPLLDRIKDDNWFFDTELLLLAEHNGLRVHEVPVDWVEDIDTRVKIGSTAIEDIRGLIRVARAKAGGTARVADLPRRPEPKPSHPDAVVSRRDTGLVWQLLSFAAIGVLSTAVTLLLYALFRSAMDPLTANLLALVITTMVNTEANRRFTFLGSRGSSGRVHLQGLIVFCLYYAFTSSALLVLHWAVAGPSRLLELVVLLGASVLGTAGRFVLLRGWVFNQGKGNT